A stretch of Mycobacterium sp. ITM-2016-00316 DNA encodes these proteins:
- a CDS encoding Dps family protein: MTTSLTAGKRRTDTDVQGFQASPELQASLQQVLVDVIELHLQGKQAHWNVVGTNFRDLHLQLDELVDFARAASDTVAERIRALRATPDGRTDTVAAETTLPQFPPYEHGTAEVVDLISTRIYATVDTLRGVHGAVDAEDPTTADILHQLIDGLEKLGWLISSENRKV; this comes from the coding sequence ATGACTACCTCACTCACAGCTGGCAAGCGTCGCACCGATACCGATGTCCAGGGCTTCCAGGCCTCGCCGGAGTTGCAAGCGAGTCTGCAGCAGGTCCTGGTCGACGTGATCGAACTGCACCTGCAGGGCAAGCAGGCCCATTGGAACGTCGTCGGGACCAACTTCCGCGATCTGCATCTGCAACTCGACGAACTGGTCGATTTCGCCCGGGCGGCCAGCGATACCGTCGCCGAGCGGATTCGTGCCCTGCGCGCGACGCCAGACGGCCGCACCGACACCGTGGCCGCCGAGACCACGCTGCCCCAGTTCCCGCCGTACGAGCACGGCACCGCCGAAGTGGTGGATCTGATCTCCACCCGGATCTACGCGACCGTCGACACCCTGCGCGGGGTACACGGCGCGGTGGATGCCGAGGATCCCACCACCGCCGACATCCTGCACCAACTGATCGACGGGCTGGAGAAGCTGGGCTGGCTGATCAGTTCGGAGAACCGCAAGGTGTGA
- a CDS encoding DUF2339 domain-containing protein: protein MTEPQQVLARLSADFASMSQQLTRASAELTQLAATLGDGAAAVTAEPAAQPLPWTYAQYQQYYAQYPQAQYPQAQYPQAQYPQAQYPQAQYPQVQYPQYAQYQQHAPAPQPAAAGIPGPSAVPQATSAPSDSEAPQQPSQNWIGKALAAVGVAVTLIGVVLLVVLAAQAGLLAPPVRVAAGAVLAGGLIAGAIWLSARPDGRVGAIALAATGIATAYIDVIAVTTIYLWLPAAAGLVISAVIAGGGLTLARRWDSEHLALLVLVPLTVLAPVVVGDITLLLIGFMLALSAATLPVQLGRDWSWMYAARTAAGSGSVLLGLIGAGFGSSQHPWLAGAAAIAALLAIGSALILLPHSAHRTGLALLAAAGALPVLGVSAAVDRVPAALIIAALAGALLAVVLLSGSWPGVTSAVRQVWSALSAVAALVAVAVAFDGEVAGPVLLALAVVVAVAGRHSVPAQCAALGFGAIGSLYFLALAAPQTLTTATVMATTEAVSVLVSSVLLTLYALAQTWSLSRRRDADTGRVLMAVAAVVIAYAVTVFTVTAGVLIGGTGGGFLAGHMTATICWIVLAAGLFGYAARLHRADRSVPIGGGMALVAAAVAKLFLFDLGTLDGIFRVAVFIVVGLVLLGMGAGYARLLTQQDQQRQEP, encoded by the coding sequence GGCGCAGCCGCTGCCGTGGACCTATGCGCAGTATCAGCAGTACTACGCCCAGTACCCCCAGGCCCAGTACCCCCAGGCCCAGTACCCCCAGGCCCAGTACCCCCAAGCCCAGTACCCCCAGGCCCAGTACCCACAAGTCCAATACCCCCAGTACGCCCAGTATCAGCAGCATGCGCCGGCTCCCCAGCCGGCCGCCGCCGGGATTCCGGGGCCTTCGGCGGTGCCGCAGGCGACCTCGGCTCCCTCCGATTCCGAGGCGCCGCAGCAGCCTTCGCAGAACTGGATCGGCAAGGCACTGGCCGCCGTCGGGGTGGCAGTCACTCTGATCGGCGTCGTGTTGCTGGTGGTGCTCGCCGCGCAGGCCGGTCTGCTGGCCCCGCCCGTCCGGGTGGCCGCCGGGGCCGTGTTGGCCGGGGGCCTGATCGCGGGTGCCATCTGGCTGTCCGCGCGGCCGGACGGCCGCGTCGGGGCAATCGCGTTGGCGGCCACTGGTATCGCTACCGCCTATATCGATGTCATCGCCGTCACCACCATCTATCTGTGGTTGCCTGCGGCGGCCGGACTGGTGATCTCGGCGGTGATCGCCGGCGGCGGGCTGACGCTGGCCCGCCGATGGGATTCCGAACACCTCGCCCTGCTCGTGCTGGTACCGCTGACGGTGCTGGCGCCGGTGGTCGTCGGCGACATCACGCTGCTGCTCATCGGTTTCATGCTCGCGCTCTCGGCGGCGACCCTGCCGGTGCAGCTGGGCCGGGACTGGAGCTGGATGTATGCCGCCCGCACGGCGGCGGGCAGCGGGTCGGTGCTGCTCGGTCTGATCGGTGCCGGCTTCGGATCGAGCCAGCACCCGTGGCTGGCCGGGGCCGCCGCCATCGCGGCGCTGCTGGCCATCGGTTCGGCACTGATCCTGCTGCCGCACAGCGCACACCGGACCGGTCTTGCGCTGCTCGCCGCGGCAGGCGCGTTGCCCGTGCTCGGGGTGTCCGCGGCGGTCGATCGGGTGCCCGCCGCCCTCATCATCGCGGCGTTGGCGGGCGCGCTGCTCGCGGTCGTGCTGCTGAGCGGAAGCTGGCCGGGCGTGACATCGGCTGTGCGGCAGGTGTGGTCGGCGCTATCGGCGGTGGCCGCACTGGTGGCGGTCGCCGTCGCCTTCGATGGTGAGGTGGCCGGGCCGGTGCTGCTGGCGCTCGCGGTCGTGGTCGCCGTCGCCGGACGGCACAGTGTTCCTGCGCAGTGCGCGGCCCTGGGCTTCGGCGCCATCGGCAGCCTCTACTTTCTGGCACTGGCCGCACCGCAGACACTGACCACCGCCACGGTCATGGCCACCACCGAGGCGGTCTCGGTGCTCGTCTCCAGCGTGCTGCTCACGTTGTACGCGTTGGCGCAGACCTGGTCCCTGAGCCGGCGCCGCGACGCAGATACCGGACGTGTGCTGATGGCGGTCGCGGCGGTGGTCATCGCCTATGCGGTGACCGTCTTCACGGTGACCGCCGGCGTGCTGATCGGTGGCACGGGCGGCGGGTTCCTGGCAGGGCACATGACCGCCACGATCTGCTGGATCGTGTTGGCGGCCGGTCTGTTCGGATATGCCGCGCGGCTGCATCGGGCGGATCGCTCGGTGCCGATCGGCGGGGGTATGGCTCTGGTGGCCGCCGCCGTGGCCAAATTGTTCCTCTTCGACCTCGGCACGCTGGACGGCATCTTCCGGGTGGCGGTGTTCATCGTCGTCGGGCTCGTGCTGCTGGGTATGGGCGCCGGGTATGCCCGGCTGCTCACCCAGCAGGATCAGCAGCGACAAGAACCCTGA